A DNA window from Buttiauxella agrestis contains the following coding sequences:
- the ydcK gene encoding YdcK family protein, which translates to MNKYQLTGDSRLHDYLVDGKKQQVKLWQVVALCDFSDVKAGQSGGWIECEDNLSQRGNCWIYGSDSVVYGGSSVSDDAQIHGESTLCHQAHISGKSVVKESLVSGECRIFDAARILNGSQIIAVRGLTADNDQVLQIYGNATVNASRVVHQAQIFGNARVNNAFIEHRAEVFGQAILEGNDENNIWVCDCARVFDNARIIAGRGDDQIPTIRYSSQVYGNALIEGDCVLKHQVHIFDDATLIGGPIQLDNQVQIYGQARITGNVLIENNVQVYDKAAVDGLDGELIHIRGIKDISGEQRVTRSPFYGVF; encoded by the coding sequence ATGAACAAGTATCAATTAACGGGCGATTCGCGACTACACGACTACCTGGTCGACGGCAAAAAACAGCAGGTCAAACTCTGGCAAGTGGTAGCGCTTTGCGATTTCAGCGACGTTAAAGCCGGGCAATCTGGCGGATGGATTGAATGTGAAGACAATCTCAGCCAGCGTGGAAACTGTTGGATTTATGGCAGTGACAGCGTGGTGTATGGCGGCTCCAGCGTGAGTGATGATGCGCAAATTCACGGCGAATCAACGCTTTGCCACCAGGCCCATATCAGCGGGAAAAGCGTGGTGAAAGAATCGCTGGTTAGCGGTGAGTGCCGTATTTTTGATGCTGCTCGTATCCTGAATGGCAGCCAGATCATAGCCGTCCGTGGCCTAACCGCCGACAACGACCAGGTGCTGCAAATTTATGGTAACGCCACGGTAAACGCATCCCGCGTCGTTCATCAGGCCCAGATATTTGGCAACGCCAGGGTGAATAACGCTTTTATTGAGCACCGCGCCGAAGTTTTCGGGCAGGCCATTCTTGAAGGCAACGACGAAAACAATATCTGGGTTTGCGACTGCGCTCGCGTTTTTGATAACGCACGGATTATTGCCGGGCGCGGCGACGATCAAATCCCGACCATTCGCTACTCTTCCCAGGTGTACGGCAACGCACTCATCGAAGGCGACTGCGTGCTTAAACACCAGGTGCATATTTTTGATGACGCCACGCTTATCGGTGGCCCTATTCAGCTTGATAACCAGGTGCAAATTTACGGCCAGGCGCGGATCACCGGCAACGTCCTGATAGAGAATAATGTGCAGGTCTACGATAAGGCGGCAGTTGATGGACTCGATGGCGAGCTGATTCACATTCGCGGTATTAAGGATATTAGTGGCGAACAACGGGTAACGCGCTCGCCGTTTTACGGGGTGTTTTGA
- a CDS encoding VOC family protein: MTPHLRIARPVTNLAQSKEMYCLGLGLKELGEFSEHDGFSGVMLGLEDASWHLEFTVCHRHPVEPAATADDLLVLYYPDKNQWQKTCQQMLDAGFLTINSFNPYWDVAGRTFIDNDGYRIVLQNRAWPPA; this comes from the coding sequence ATGACACCTCATCTGCGGATTGCTCGCCCCGTAACGAACCTTGCTCAAAGCAAAGAGATGTACTGCCTGGGTTTGGGCTTAAAAGAACTCGGGGAATTTAGTGAACATGACGGCTTTAGCGGCGTGATGCTTGGCCTGGAGGATGCAAGCTGGCACCTGGAATTCACGGTTTGCCATCGCCACCCTGTGGAACCAGCTGCCACAGCGGATGACTTATTGGTGCTTTATTATCCAGATAAAAACCAATGGCAAAAGACCTGCCAGCAAATGCTTGATGCAGGTTTTTTGACCATAAATAGTTTTAATCCGTACTGGGATGTCGCCGGGCGCACATTTATAGATAACGACGGTTATCGCATTGTGTTACAAAATCGCGCCTGGCCGCCCGCTTAA
- the tehA gene encoding dicarboxylate transporter/tellurite-resistance protein TehA produces the protein MNKSVSRTMLNLPAGYFGMVLGTIGMGFAWRYAATIWSVSPRIGEAFESLAIAIWVALALAFVVRALKYPQTVIDEIRHPQKGSFISLFPATTMLVSIAIAPYFRPLAVGMFAFGAVVQLIYAAWQSAGLWRGSHPHADTTPGLYLPTVANNFISAMACGALGYHDLGILFFGAGVFSWLSLEPAILHRLRSAGELPPPARTALGIQLAPALVACNAYLSVNGGQPDFFAKMLFGYGLLQLLFMFRLMPWYLKQPFNASFWSFSFGISALAGTALHLSHAASNDGLFTALAVPLFIFTNFIIGLLLARTVILLYQGKLLLRVERPAKRTN, from the coding sequence ATGAATAAATCAGTATCGCGCACCATGCTCAATCTCCCCGCAGGGTATTTTGGGATGGTGCTTGGGACCATAGGGATGGGTTTTGCGTGGCGATATGCGGCCACGATTTGGTCGGTATCTCCGCGCATCGGTGAGGCATTTGAGAGCCTGGCGATTGCCATCTGGGTTGCTCTGGCGCTGGCTTTTGTTGTGCGTGCGCTGAAATACCCGCAAACGGTTATTGATGAAATTCGCCATCCGCAAAAGGGCAGTTTTATCAGCCTGTTTCCGGCCACGACCATGCTGGTTTCTATTGCCATTGCACCTTATTTTCGCCCGTTAGCCGTGGGGATGTTTGCCTTTGGCGCGGTGGTACAATTGATTTACGCCGCCTGGCAGAGTGCCGGTTTATGGCGCGGTAGCCACCCACACGCCGACACCACGCCCGGTTTATATTTGCCGACGGTGGCCAATAATTTTATCAGTGCGATGGCCTGCGGGGCATTGGGATATCACGACCTCGGGATTCTGTTTTTCGGCGCGGGCGTGTTCTCGTGGTTAAGCCTCGAACCTGCCATTTTGCATCGTTTGCGCAGCGCCGGAGAATTACCGCCGCCCGCGCGCACCGCGCTGGGCATTCAGCTTGCACCTGCATTGGTCGCGTGCAATGCGTATCTTAGTGTCAACGGCGGGCAGCCTGATTTCTTTGCCAAAATGCTGTTTGGTTATGGGTTGTTGCAGCTGCTATTTATGTTCCGCCTGATGCCCTGGTATTTGAAGCAGCCGTTTAATGCGTCGTTCTGGAGCTTCTCATTTGGTATTTCAGCCCTCGCTGGCACCGCGTTGCATCTCAGCCATGCCGCCAGCAATGACGGACTTTTTACCGCACTCGCGGTGCCGCTGTTTATCTTCACTAATTTCATTATTGGCCTGCTGCTTGCGCGCACGGTGATCCTGCTTTATCAGGGAAAGCTGCTGTTGCGAGTCGAAAGGCCGGCAAAAAGGACAAATTAA
- a CDS encoding DMT family transporter: MNALLYISVVVIWGTTWLAIYMQQGVVSVPVSIFWRFAVAAIVMLVVLLALGRLRRISLRDHLFCILQGGCVFGFNFFCFYHAAAYISSGLESVIFSMSVLFNAINSMIFFRQRPSKNLLPAAVLGIAGVIALFWHDLVATQMAPTLLMGIGLSALGTFGFSIGNMISTRHQRRGLETLSTNTYAMFYGTIIMGVLALVRGDSFMPEFTLRYLGSLFYLAIFGSVIAFGAYFTLVGRIGASQAAYSTLLFPLVALSLSTIYEGYVWHSNAVIGLCMILLGNLVMFSKPGMFTTLPWRKRAA, encoded by the coding sequence ATGAATGCTTTACTTTATATTTCGGTGGTGGTGATTTGGGGCACGACCTGGCTGGCGATTTACATGCAGCAAGGCGTGGTGTCAGTGCCGGTTTCAATTTTCTGGCGTTTTGCGGTAGCCGCTATCGTTATGTTGGTGGTGCTCCTGGCGTTAGGGCGTTTACGCCGTATCAGCCTGCGTGACCATCTGTTTTGTATACTGCAAGGCGGCTGCGTTTTCGGCTTTAACTTCTTCTGTTTTTATCACGCGGCGGCGTACATCAGCTCAGGTCTTGAGTCGGTCATCTTTTCTATGTCCGTATTATTTAACGCTATCAATAGCATGATTTTCTTCCGCCAGCGTCCCAGCAAAAATTTGCTGCCCGCAGCGGTGCTCGGTATTGCGGGTGTTATTGCCCTTTTCTGGCACGATTTGGTCGCCACTCAGATGGCACCGACTTTATTAATGGGCATTGGCTTAAGCGCGCTCGGCACCTTTGGCTTTTCCATCGGTAATATGATCAGCACACGTCACCAACGACGCGGGCTTGAAACGCTTTCCACCAATACCTACGCCATGTTTTACGGCACCATTATTATGGGCGTGCTGGCTTTGGTTCGTGGGGATTCGTTTATGCCGGAGTTCACGCTGCGTTATCTCGGCTCGCTGTTCTACCTGGCTATTTTCGGCTCGGTCATTGCCTTTGGGGCATACTTCACGCTGGTCGGGCGCATCGGGGCAAGTCAGGCCGCTTACAGCACATTGCTGTTTCCGCTCGTGGCACTGAGTCTGTCGACGATTTATGAAGGTTATGTCTGGCACAGCAATGCGGTTATTGGTCTGTGTATGATTTTGCTCGGTAATCTGGTGATGTTCTCAAAACCGGGGATGTTTACCACCCTGCCGTGGCGTAAACGCGCCGCGTAA
- a CDS encoding DUF3313 domain-containing protein gives MRTSFCFKAACLAGVLSLAGCASSLPAPEKYSGFLKDYSGLQETKSNSGKDIMRWIDPAFKGSNYDSLVFNPVTYYPVPKPNTQVGQKVLDGLLKYTNAQLKAAAAARKPLVTKAGPHSLIFRGAITAVDCTKEGLQFYEVVPIALVVAGTQVATGHRTMDTNLYFEAELIDAATHKTVMRVVRKGEGKDLSNESTPMTIDTLKQVVDDLATDATVFDTEQK, from the coding sequence ATGCGCACTTCATTTTGTTTTAAAGCGGCGTGTCTGGCGGGAGTTTTATCGCTGGCAGGTTGTGCTTCTTCTTTACCGGCGCCTGAAAAGTATTCGGGCTTTTTAAAGGATTATTCCGGCTTGCAGGAAACTAAATCTAACTCAGGTAAAGATATCATGCGTTGGATTGATCCTGCTTTCAAAGGCAGTAATTATGACAGCCTTGTTTTTAATCCAGTGACTTATTATCCGGTGCCTAAACCGAACACTCAGGTGGGGCAAAAAGTTCTGGATGGATTATTAAAATACACCAACGCTCAGCTTAAAGCCGCCGCAGCAGCACGCAAGCCACTGGTGACAAAAGCAGGCCCACATAGCCTGATTTTCCGTGGCGCAATTACCGCAGTAGATTGTACTAAAGAAGGTCTGCAATTCTACGAAGTGGTGCCTATCGCACTGGTCGTCGCGGGAACGCAAGTCGCCACCGGGCACCGTACTATGGATACCAACCTCTACTTTGAGGCGGAGTTGATTGATGCGGCGACCCATAAAACGGTGATGCGCGTAGTGCGTAAAGGCGAGGGTAAAGACCTGAGCAATGAAAGCACGCCAATGACGATTGATACGCTCAAGCAAGTGGTTGACGATCTCGCGACCGACGCGACGGTGTTCGATACCGAACAGAAATAG
- a CDS encoding transporter substrate-binding domain-containing protein, producing MKKVYALSLLVGMCASFAVSAASELRYGVEAEYPPFESRNSAGELEGFDIDLGNAICKAASLKCAWVETSFDALIPGLMAKKFDAINSAMNITEQRRKSIDFTQPIYRIPSQLVGKADSGMEATPAGLKGKTIGVLQGSIQETYAKEHWEKHGVTVVSYKDQNMAWGDLLNGRIDASLVMSAAGQAGFLSKPQGKGFGFIGKPVSDDTILGSGIGYGLRKGDEATKKQLDAAIDKVRADGTITALAKKYFPGIDVAVK from the coding sequence ATGAAAAAAGTTTACGCGTTAAGTTTGTTGGTTGGGATGTGCGCTTCTTTCGCGGTATCTGCGGCAAGCGAGTTGCGCTACGGCGTGGAAGCCGAGTATCCGCCATTTGAAAGCCGTAATTCGGCGGGCGAGCTTGAAGGGTTTGATATCGATTTGGGCAACGCGATTTGTAAAGCGGCGAGCCTGAAATGCGCATGGGTCGAAACGTCGTTTGATGCGTTGATCCCAGGTTTAATGGCGAAGAAGTTTGATGCCATCAACTCTGCGATGAACATCACCGAGCAGCGCCGTAAGAGCATCGATTTTACCCAGCCAATTTACCGTATTCCATCACAACTGGTCGGGAAAGCGGACAGCGGTATGGAAGCCACGCCAGCCGGGCTGAAAGGCAAAACCATCGGCGTTCTGCAAGGTTCCATTCAGGAAACTTATGCGAAAGAGCATTGGGAAAAACACGGTGTGACGGTCGTTTCTTACAAAGACCAAAATATGGCGTGGGGGGATTTGCTCAACGGCCGTATTGATGCCTCGCTGGTGATGTCCGCAGCAGGCCAGGCGGGTTTCCTCAGCAAGCCGCAGGGCAAGGGTTTTGGCTTTATCGGCAAGCCGGTGAGCGACGATACAATTCTGGGCAGCGGTATCGGCTACGGTCTGCGTAAAGGCGATGAGGCTACCAAGAAACAGCTTGATGCGGCTATCGACAAAGTGCGTGCTGACGGCACGATTACCGCGCTTGCCAAAAAGTATTTCCCTGGTATCGATGTCGCCGTCAAATAG
- a CDS encoding AraC family transcriptional regulator, whose translation MTQPYHAFENLRQHNAVLEDNVQLGSGIQLSAWSNSLDRVTQCSNHHTLSMYVNEGYETYQKTSSGWKNGGGPDRFCLMPEDSETTWDIRNHFSFVHLYCTDEHLRNIAEQIWDRSPAAISLDEKIFSEDPRITQLYRHFLLSTDWQQQANHLMLSTASTLLLTHMVQNYSNVQWRLPDVRGGIAPAVLRNIQAYIEQHLSEPLTLSELAKEAGLSEFHFARMFKQSTQLAPHQYVMHRRMSRAQTLVKNSSLSLTDIAMACGFSSASHFSNRFKATIGVTPSQLRSTNK comes from the coding sequence ATGACCCAGCCGTATCACGCATTTGAAAATCTTCGCCAGCACAACGCCGTGCTGGAAGATAACGTGCAGCTAGGTTCTGGCATTCAACTGTCGGCCTGGTCAAATAGCCTCGACCGCGTCACCCAATGCAGCAACCATCACACATTAAGTATGTATGTGAATGAAGGCTATGAAACCTATCAGAAAACCTCTTCGGGCTGGAAGAATGGCGGTGGCCCGGACCGTTTTTGCCTGATGCCTGAAGACAGCGAAACCACCTGGGATATTCGCAACCATTTTTCGTTTGTGCACCTGTATTGCACAGATGAACACTTGCGCAATATTGCCGAGCAGATTTGGGATCGCAGCCCGGCGGCGATATCTCTTGATGAGAAAATCTTCAGCGAAGATCCGCGTATTACCCAGCTTTATCGCCATTTTCTGTTAAGCACCGACTGGCAACAGCAGGCGAATCACTTGATGTTAAGCACCGCTTCAACCTTATTGCTGACTCACATGGTGCAAAATTACAGCAACGTGCAGTGGCGTTTGCCGGATGTGCGCGGTGGAATTGCGCCTGCGGTGTTGCGTAATATTCAGGCGTACATTGAGCAGCATCTTAGCGAGCCGTTAACGTTGAGCGAGCTAGCGAAGGAGGCGGGGTTAAGCGAATTTCATTTTGCGCGCATGTTTAAGCAATCCACCCAACTCGCGCCCCATCAGTATGTGATGCATCGCCGCATGTCACGGGCACAAACCCTGGTGAAGAACAGTTCGCTGTCACTGACGGATATCGCGATGGCCTGCGGGTTTAGCTCCGC
- the tehB gene encoding tellurite resistance methyltransferase TehB, which produces MLSENYYTEKYGLTATHSDVVNAATIVPPGKTLDLGCGSGRNSLYLNQKGFDVTAWDKNPMSISNLNKIIETEGLKNIVTDTVDLNSIHFDGEYDFILSTVVMMFLERKSIPGLIENMQRCTKLGGYNLIVAAMDTEDCPCNVGFPFAFAEGELRNYYAGWELIKYNEDIGQLHKTDEQGNRIKLRFATMLARKI; this is translated from the coding sequence ATGCTTTCTGAAAATTATTACACCGAGAAATATGGCTTAACGGCGACCCATTCTGATGTGGTCAATGCCGCAACGATTGTCCCGCCGGGTAAAACCCTGGATCTTGGTTGTGGGAGTGGGCGCAACAGTCTGTACTTAAATCAGAAAGGGTTTGATGTGACAGCGTGGGATAAAAACCCGATGAGCATCAGCAATCTGAATAAAATAATCGAAACGGAAGGGCTGAAAAATATCGTCACCGATACTGTCGATCTGAATTCAATACATTTCGATGGTGAATATGATTTTATTCTTTCAACAGTTGTAATGATGTTTCTGGAGCGCAAATCCATTCCAGGGCTGATTGAAAATATGCAGCGCTGCACCAAATTGGGCGGATACAATCTGATTGTCGCCGCCATGGACACCGAAGATTGTCCTTGTAATGTCGGATTCCCATTTGCTTTTGCAGAAGGCGAATTGCGCAATTATTACGCGGGCTGGGAATTAATTAAATACAACGAAGACATCGGCCAATTGCATAAAACCGATGAGCAAGGGAACCGGATTAAATTACGCTTCGCCACAATGCTGGCGCGTAAAATTTAA
- a CDS encoding glucan biosynthesis protein D codes for MNRRRFIKASMALAAVSGTTSIATLFSRAAYASESEIADGRTTEFDFSVLQSMAHDLSKKPWVGKPRPLPDTLANLTPQAYNAIQYDAEHSLWNNIENRQLDVQFFHVGMGFRRRVRMFSVDAASHQAREIHFRPELFNYNDAGVDTKQLEGQIDLGFAGFKAFKAPELARRDVVSFLGASYFRAVDNTYQYGLSARGLAVNTYTDQLEEFPDFTSFWFETAKAGDTKFVVYALLDSASVTGAYKFTINCEAERVVMDVDNHLYAREDIKQLGIAPMTSMFACGTNERRMCDTIHPQIHDSDRLAMWRGNGEWVTRPLNNPQKLQYNAYTDNNPKGFGLLQLDHEFANYQDIMGWYNKRPSLWVEPLNKWGKGTVGLMEIPTTGETLDNIVCFWQPEKSVKAGDELEFKYRLYWSGLPPIQSPLARVYATRTGMGSFPEGWAPGEHFPDKWSRRFAIDFIGGDLKAAAPKGIEPVITLSNGEARQIEILYVEPFDGYRILFDWYPTDDSTDPVDMRMFLRCQGDAISETWLYHYFPPAPDKRKYVDDRIMK; via the coding sequence ATGAACCGCAGACGTTTTATCAAAGCCTCAATGGCTCTCGCCGCAGTCAGCGGCACTACTTCAATTGCCACGCTCTTCTCGCGCGCAGCCTATGCGAGCGAGTCTGAAATTGCCGATGGTCGCACCACTGAATTCGATTTTTCTGTGCTTCAGTCCATGGCTCATGACCTGTCGAAGAAACCCTGGGTCGGCAAACCGCGTCCGCTGCCAGATACACTGGCCAACTTGACTCCACAGGCCTATAACGCAATTCAGTATGATGCTGAACACTCGCTGTGGAATAACATCGAAAACCGCCAGCTTGACGTGCAGTTCTTCCACGTTGGCATGGGGTTCCGCCGCCGTGTGCGCATGTTCTCCGTAGATGCAGCCAGCCATCAGGCGCGTGAAATTCACTTCCGCCCTGAGCTGTTCAACTATAACGATGCAGGCGTGGATACCAAACAGCTCGAAGGCCAGATAGATCTTGGCTTTGCCGGGTTTAAAGCATTTAAAGCGCCGGAACTGGCGCGTCGCGATGTGGTTTCATTCCTCGGCGCGAGCTACTTCCGTGCGGTTGATAACACATACCAATATGGTCTGTCCGCACGTGGCCTTGCGGTAAACACTTATACCGATCAGCTCGAAGAGTTCCCGGACTTTACTTCGTTCTGGTTTGAAACGGCGAAAGCAGGCGACACCAAATTTGTGGTCTACGCACTGCTCGACAGCGCCAGTGTCACCGGGGCATACAAATTTACTATCAATTGTGAGGCTGAACGCGTGGTGATGGATGTCGATAATCACCTGTATGCGCGTGAAGATATTAAGCAATTGGGTATCGCCCCGATGACCAGCATGTTCGCCTGCGGCACCAATGAGCGCCGCATGTGTGACACCATTCACCCGCAAATTCACGACTCCGATCGCCTGGCGATGTGGCGCGGTAACGGCGAGTGGGTGACGCGGCCGCTCAATAACCCGCAGAAGTTGCAGTACAACGCCTATACCGACAATAACCCGAAAGGTTTTGGTCTGCTGCAACTCGACCACGAGTTTGCTAATTATCAGGACATTATGGGCTGGTATAACAAGCGCCCAAGCCTGTGGGTGGAGCCGCTGAACAAGTGGGGCAAGGGCACCGTTGGCCTGATGGAAATCCCGACTACCGGCGAAACGCTCGATAATATCGTCTGCTTCTGGCAGCCGGAAAAATCAGTCAAAGCTGGTGACGAACTGGAATTTAAATACCGTTTGTACTGGAGCGGTTTGCCGCCAATCCAGTCGCCGCTGGCACGTGTTTACGCCACGCGTACCGGCATGGGCAGCTTCCCGGAAGGTTGGGCGCCAGGCGAGCATTTCCCGGATAAATGGTCGCGTCGTTTCGCGATTGATTTCATTGGCGGGGATTTGAAAGCTGCGGCACCGAAAGGTATTGAGCCGGTGATTACCCTGTCTAATGGCGAAGCGCGTCAAATTGAAATTCTGTATGTCGAGCCATTCGACGGGTATCGCATTTTGTTCGACTGGTATCCAACGGACGACTCCACCGACCCGGTAGATATGCGCATGTTCCTGCGCTGCCAGGGTGATGCCATCAGTGAAACCTGGTTGTATCACTACTTCCCGCCAGCGCCGGATAAACGTAAATACGTTGACGATCGCATCATGAAGTAA
- a CDS encoding type II toxin-antitoxin system HicB family antitoxin, whose translation MTDSHAIPNTMVICGQPALITWVPEISLFRGKFLGLSGYCDFVADSAKGLMEEGEISLGEYLADCKASGIEPYEREEKIKTFTLRYPESFGERLAIAAAEQRMSVNSFIVEMLSKQMKLK comes from the coding sequence ATGACGGATTCACACGCAATTCCCAACACAATGGTGATTTGTGGCCAGCCCGCGTTGATCACCTGGGTTCCTGAAATCAGCCTGTTTCGTGGCAAATTTCTTGGGCTTTCCGGTTACTGCGATTTTGTCGCCGATAGCGCCAAAGGCCTGATGGAAGAAGGCGAAATTTCTCTTGGGGAGTATCTCGCTGATTGTAAAGCCAGCGGAATTGAACCGTACGAACGTGAAGAGAAAATCAAAACGTTTACCCTGCGCTACCCGGAATCTTTTGGCGAGCGCCTCGCGATTGCCGCAGCCGAGCAGCGTATGTCGGTGAATAGTTTTATTGTCGAAATGCTCAGTAAGCAGATGAAATTAAAGTAG
- the hpxO gene encoding FAD-dependent urate hydroxylase HpxO, producing the protein MKAIIIGGGIGGLSAAIALKRCGIETEVYEAVKEIKPVGAAISIWPNGVKCLNWLGMKEPLQQLGGPMEYMAYKEFVHGQTLTRFSLDPLIKSVGERPYPVARAELQDMLMDTYGRADIRFGQRVARNEEFDGGVRAWFEGGHVAEGDVLIAADGTHSVIRPYVLGHQTERRYAGYVNWNGLVEIDESIAPANQWTTFVGEGKRVSLMPVAGNRFYFFFDVPLDKGLAEDRTTVKADLTRYFAGWAQPVQKLISAINPDTTNRIEIHDIEPFMQLVRGRVALLGDSGHSTTPDIGQGGCAAMEDAVVLAMALQTNSLGVEDALLRYQEKRAYRVKDLVLKARKRCDVTHGKDMNVTRSWYEELKSETGERVLSGMRETILGGPLE; encoded by the coding sequence ATGAAAGCGATCATAATTGGCGGCGGCATTGGTGGACTCTCGGCGGCAATTGCCCTGAAAAGATGTGGCATTGAGACCGAAGTCTATGAGGCGGTAAAAGAAATTAAGCCTGTTGGCGCGGCGATTTCAATTTGGCCCAATGGCGTAAAATGCCTGAACTGGCTTGGCATGAAAGAACCACTCCAGCAATTGGGCGGGCCTATGGAATATATGGCTTACAAAGAATTTGTTCACGGCCAAACGTTGACGCGTTTCAGTCTCGATCCATTGATCAAAAGTGTGGGCGAACGCCCTTATCCGGTGGCGCGCGCGGAATTGCAGGACATGCTGATGGATACTTACGGGCGTGCCGATATCCGCTTTGGTCAGCGTGTGGCGCGTAATGAAGAATTCGACGGCGGCGTGCGAGCCTGGTTTGAAGGGGGCCACGTGGCCGAGGGCGATGTGTTGATTGCCGCCGATGGCACCCATTCGGTGATTCGCCCCTACGTCCTCGGCCATCAGACCGAACGCCGTTATGCCGGGTATGTTAACTGGAATGGTCTGGTCGAAATCGATGAATCTATCGCTCCGGCGAATCAATGGACGACGTTTGTCGGCGAAGGAAAACGCGTTTCGCTCATGCCGGTAGCCGGGAATCGCTTTTACTTCTTCTTTGACGTGCCGTTAGACAAAGGGCTGGCGGAAGACCGCACCACGGTGAAGGCCGATTTGACGCGCTATTTTGCTGGCTGGGCGCAACCGGTTCAAAAACTCATTTCTGCTATTAACCCCGACACCACCAATCGCATAGAAATTCATGATATTGAACCCTTTATGCAACTGGTTCGCGGGCGTGTTGCACTGCTTGGTGACTCAGGCCACAGTACCACGCCGGATATCGGCCAGGGCGGATGCGCTGCCATGGAAGATGCCGTGGTGCTGGCGATGGCGCTGCAAACCAACTCATTAGGCGTGGAAGATGCCCTGCTGCGTTACCAGGAAAAGCGGGCGTATCGCGTGAAAGATCTGGTGCTTAAAGCCCGTAAACGCTGCGATGTGACTCACGGCAAAGATATGAACGTCACCCGCAGTTGGTATGAAGAGCTGAAAAGTGAAACCGGCGAGCGTGTGCTTTCCGGCATGCGGGAAACCATTCTCGGCGGGCCGCTGGAGTAG
- a CDS encoding type II toxin-antitoxin system HicA family toxin — MGYGKDYLRNKHQGTLKQIFNKPTSTSVKWQDVEMLIVALGGEVSNGRGSRVRFLLKGSVARFHRPHPMPETDKGAMVNLREWFESIGVTP, encoded by the coding sequence ATGGGCTATGGCAAGGACTACCTCAGAAACAAACATCAAGGCACGTTAAAACAGATCTTCAACAAACCCACATCAACGAGCGTCAAATGGCAGGATGTGGAAATGCTGATCGTGGCGCTGGGAGGCGAAGTGAGTAACGGTAGAGGATCCAGGGTACGTTTTCTGCTCAAAGGCAGTGTCGCCCGCTTTCATCGGCCTCACCCAATGCCGGAGACTGACAAAGGTGCCATGGTCAATTTACGAGAATGGTTTGAAAGTATTGGAGTAACACCATGA
- the rimL gene encoding 50S ribosomal protein L7/L12-serine acetyltransferase: MRDSDNWQDEVIEVDDSLALHSIHERYADELFAVVQKNKAWLQTAMDWPQFVISVEDSRKNAQGNYILHHRGYAKMFLIMRDRKIMGVISFNQIEPTNKTAYIGYWLDENVLGQGIISRALEAVTQKYAREGLVRRFVIKCIVSNTASNRVAQRNGFTLEGRLKQAEFLNGEFHDQNIYGRIIE, encoded by the coding sequence GTGCGGGATTCAGATAACTGGCAGGATGAAGTGATTGAGGTGGATGACAGCCTGGCGCTGCATTCCATCCACGAACGTTATGCGGATGAACTTTTTGCCGTGGTGCAAAAAAATAAAGCCTGGTTACAGACGGCGATGGACTGGCCGCAGTTTGTCATCTCCGTTGAGGATTCACGTAAGAACGCGCAGGGTAATTACATTTTGCATCACCGCGGTTACGCAAAAATGTTTCTGATCATGCGCGATCGGAAAATCATGGGTGTGATTTCATTTAACCAGATTGAGCCAACCAATAAGACGGCGTATATCGGTTACTGGTTGGATGAGAATGTTCTTGGGCAGGGAATTATCTCCCGGGCGTTAGAAGCGGTGACGCAGAAATATGCTCGTGAAGGTCTGGTTCGTCGTTTTGTTATCAAATGCATTGTGAGCAACACCGCCAGCAATCGGGTCGCGCAGCGTAATGGCTTTACGCTGGAGGGGCGACTGAAGCAAGCCGAGTTTCTCAATGGGGAATTTCACGATCAAAATATATATGGGCGGATAATCGAGTAG